In Arthrobacter sp. B3I9, the following are encoded in one genomic region:
- a CDS encoding glycosyltransferase family 2 protein has product MKMFCTRLAVVLTAILGVNYVGWRWLASLNWDAWWIAVPLVAAETYSLVDVLLFGLTVWRQKIRTPPPAAPADATVDVFIATYNEPLDLVMKTALAAKAIRHPHSTWILDDGARSELRDLAAEHGLGYVTRGEDWTDMPRHAKAGNLNNALMVTHGEFLLILDADQIPEPDILEKTLGYFNNRRVALVQTPQYFSNVPAADLLGSQAPLFYGPIQQGKDGWNAAFFCGSNALLRREALMQLGLVGYVRETEKGVRRALAASRSALRRARKSADADSPLVLQMLAEVEAAIEDARQQLDDGQAISEITYRVRRKVDQAVQTLVQADVSALQADLEEIAAMELAHLGDAGVPVVADDAVHRMSARDWSPLGAMESVQAVLDALSVERADEAQPVMPLATISVTEDMATSMRLHALGWQSVYHHEILAYGLAPEDIATMLTQRLRWAQGTMQVLLRENPLVQRGLKLGQRLMYFGTMWTYLSGFAAVIYFAAPIVYLLLGILPVSSLSSDFFIRFIPFMIVNQLLFAVAGRGIPTWRGQQYSLALFPTWIKACTTAASNVWFGRPLGFAVTPKDRQAGGPRWSLIRPQLIVTVLLVVAAVVGIARLATGLSEPIGTLVNVIWVVFDIVVMSILVRAVLYQGFQPSGPASEAGPLLTDDRYAEERKHSGA; this is encoded by the coding sequence ATGAAAATGTTTTGCACACGGCTGGCGGTCGTGCTCACGGCGATCCTAGGCGTGAACTACGTGGGGTGGCGCTGGCTGGCGTCGTTGAACTGGGACGCCTGGTGGATCGCCGTGCCGCTGGTGGCGGCGGAAACGTACAGCCTGGTCGACGTGCTGTTGTTTGGCCTGACGGTGTGGCGGCAGAAGATCCGGACGCCGCCTCCCGCGGCGCCCGCCGACGCGACCGTGGACGTCTTCATAGCGACCTACAACGAGCCGCTGGACCTGGTGATGAAAACCGCCCTGGCTGCCAAGGCGATCCGGCACCCGCACAGCACCTGGATCCTCGACGACGGCGCACGGAGCGAACTGCGCGACCTCGCCGCCGAGCATGGGCTGGGCTATGTGACCCGCGGCGAGGACTGGACGGACATGCCCCGGCACGCCAAGGCCGGCAACCTTAACAATGCCCTGATGGTCACGCACGGCGAATTCCTGCTGATTCTCGACGCCGATCAGATACCCGAACCGGACATCCTGGAAAAGACGCTGGGGTACTTCAACAACAGGCGCGTCGCGCTGGTGCAGACGCCGCAGTATTTCAGCAACGTGCCCGCGGCAGATCTCCTCGGCAGCCAGGCACCGCTGTTCTACGGCCCGATCCAGCAGGGCAAGGACGGCTGGAACGCTGCCTTCTTCTGCGGCTCGAATGCCCTGCTCCGGCGCGAAGCTCTCATGCAACTGGGCCTCGTTGGCTACGTCAGGGAAACCGAAAAAGGTGTCCGGCGGGCGTTGGCCGCGTCCCGCTCGGCCCTGCGGCGGGCCCGCAAGTCTGCTGACGCCGACTCGCCGCTGGTACTTCAGATGCTTGCCGAAGTGGAGGCAGCAATCGAGGACGCCCGGCAACAGCTGGACGATGGGCAAGCGATAAGCGAAATCACCTACCGGGTCCGCCGGAAGGTGGACCAGGCTGTCCAGACCCTGGTCCAGGCTGACGTTTCGGCCCTGCAGGCCGATCTCGAGGAGATCGCTGCCATGGAACTCGCCCACCTCGGCGACGCAGGCGTCCCCGTGGTCGCCGATGACGCCGTGCACCGGATGTCCGCCCGGGACTGGTCCCCCTTGGGGGCAATGGAATCGGTGCAGGCGGTGCTTGATGCCCTCTCGGTGGAGCGGGCGGATGAAGCGCAGCCAGTGATGCCGCTGGCCACGATCTCGGTGACGGAAGACATGGCGACCTCCATGCGGCTGCACGCTCTCGGCTGGCAGAGCGTCTACCACCATGAGATCCTCGCCTACGGGCTGGCCCCCGAAGACATTGCGACCATGCTGACACAACGCCTTCGATGGGCACAGGGAACCATGCAGGTCCTGTTGCGGGAGAACCCGCTGGTGCAGCGCGGTCTCAAGCTTGGCCAGCGGTTGATGTACTTCGGCACGATGTGGACGTACTTGAGCGGCTTCGCCGCCGTGATCTACTTTGCGGCGCCGATCGTCTACCTCCTGCTGGGCATCCTTCCGGTCAGCAGCTTAAGTTCGGATTTCTTCATCCGTTTCATCCCCTTCATGATCGTCAACCAGCTGCTGTTCGCTGTCGCCGGCCGGGGCATACCCACCTGGCGTGGCCAGCAATACAGCCTTGCCCTGTTTCCGACCTGGATCAAAGCCTGTACGACGGCGGCCAGCAACGTCTGGTTCGGGCGCCCCCTGGGCTTCGCAGTCACGCCAAAGGACCGCCAGGCGGGCGGCCCCCGTTGGAGCCTGATCCGGCCCCAGCTCATCGTGACTGTTCTCCTCGTGGTCGCCGCTGTCGTGGGAATCGCGCGCCTTGCCACCGGTTTGTCCGAACCGATCGGTACGCTGGTCAACGTCATCTGGGTGGTGTTCGACATCGTGGTCATGAGCATCCTCGTCCGGGCCGTCCTGTACCAAGGGTTCCAGCCCTCTGGACCAGCCTCCGAAGCCGGCCCCCTGCTGACCGACGACCGTTATGCCGAAGAGAGGAAACACAGTGGAGCTTAG
- a CDS encoding DUF3073 domain-containing protein, translating into MGRGRQKAKATKQARDIKYYSPNTDYSALQRELKSSEVRAPSRFSSEPVEPDYSAYVDKYADDVEDDDDEVNSRRIG; encoded by the coding sequence ATGGGGCGCGGCCGTCAAAAGGCAAAAGCTACCAAGCAGGCTCGGGACATTAAGTACTATTCCCCGAACACTGATTACTCTGCGCTTCAGCGTGAGCTCAAGAGCTCGGAGGTCCGTGCACCGAGTCGCTTCTCGAGCGAGCCGGTGGAGCCGGATTATTCGGCCTACGTGGATAAGTACGCGGACGATGTGGAAGATGACGACGACGAGGTTAACTCCCGTCGCATAGGTTAG
- a CDS encoding ATP-binding protein, whose product MGDVLASRRFRERATPEAIESVHVHLDSLWEDASFVPEIDRMTFATAVVEAACNVVQHAVPETADPVDLGVDICVREESLRAKVSAFGATDPHLGNPEPEMPDEDAESGRGLALIRALVTTVTFLRQDGTNTWVLSRDSHPE is encoded by the coding sequence ATGGGTGACGTTTTAGCCAGCCGCCGCTTCCGGGAGAGGGCTACGCCGGAAGCTATCGAATCGGTGCACGTCCACCTGGACTCCCTGTGGGAGGACGCGTCCTTCGTTCCGGAGATTGACCGCATGACCTTTGCCACGGCGGTCGTTGAAGCAGCGTGCAACGTCGTCCAGCACGCCGTCCCGGAAACTGCTGATCCCGTTGACCTGGGCGTTGACATCTGCGTCCGGGAGGAGAGCCTGCGGGCCAAAGTCAGTGCCTTCGGCGCTACCGACCCGCACCTCGGGAACCCGGAACCCGAGATGCCGGACGAAGACGCTGAGTCCGGGCGGGGGCTGGCGCTCATCCGGGCCCTCGTCACCACGGTGACCTTTCTCCGCCAGGACGGGACCAACACGTGGGTTCTGTCGCGGGATTCCCACCCTGAGTGA
- the purF gene encoding amidophosphoribosyltransferase: MARGDGKLSHDLLPGEKGPQDACGVFGVWAPGEEVAKLTYYGLYALQHRGQESAGIATSDGKRINVYKDMGLVSQVFDETTLNTLTGHLAVGHCRYSTTGASHWANAQPTLGATATGTVALAHNGNLTNTAELKAMIEERSGGQLSGEMKQGNTSDTALVTALLEGEEGKSLEETAMELLPKIKGGFCFVFMDEGTLYAARDTYGIRPLCLGRLERGWVVASEQSALATVGASFIREIEPGEFIAIDEDGVRSQRFAEATPAGCVFEYVYLARPDASIAGRSVYESRVEMGRQLARENTQEADIVIPVPESGTPAAVGYAEESGIPFAHGFVKNSYVGRTFIQPSQTLRQLGIRLKLNALESVIRGKRVVVVDDSIVRGNTQRAIVRMLREAGAASVHIKISSPPVKWPCFYGIDFASRAELIANGATIDEITQAIGADSLAYISEDGMIEATRQPRARLCTACFTGKYPIELPAADKLGKNLLERTDLGGLPGTPAPLGAPVAVDAARDTAISPQVDPAEKAGATGCDPGPDSEFEELLTEADLVPEIHHEATNPGAEKKEPV; the protein is encoded by the coding sequence GTGGCACGCGGCGATGGAAAACTTTCTCATGACCTTCTTCCCGGCGAAAAGGGCCCCCAGGACGCTTGCGGCGTCTTCGGGGTCTGGGCTCCCGGCGAAGAGGTAGCAAAACTCACCTATTACGGGCTGTATGCACTGCAGCACCGCGGTCAGGAGTCCGCTGGCATAGCGACCAGCGACGGCAAGCGGATCAACGTCTACAAGGACATGGGACTCGTGTCCCAGGTTTTCGACGAGACCACGCTGAACACCCTGACCGGGCACCTGGCCGTCGGCCATTGCCGCTATTCCACCACCGGCGCCAGCCATTGGGCGAACGCCCAGCCCACTCTGGGCGCGACGGCGACCGGCACGGTGGCCCTCGCCCACAACGGCAACCTGACCAACACCGCCGAACTCAAAGCCATGATCGAGGAACGCAGCGGCGGCCAGCTCAGCGGCGAAATGAAGCAGGGCAACACCTCGGACACCGCCCTGGTCACCGCCCTGCTGGAAGGCGAGGAGGGCAAGTCCCTCGAAGAGACCGCCATGGAGCTGCTGCCCAAGATCAAGGGCGGCTTCTGCTTCGTCTTCATGGATGAAGGCACCCTCTACGCTGCCCGCGACACCTACGGCATCCGCCCGCTCTGCCTGGGCCGGCTGGAACGCGGCTGGGTGGTCGCGTCCGAGCAGTCCGCCCTGGCCACCGTCGGCGCCAGCTTCATCCGTGAGATCGAACCGGGCGAGTTCATCGCGATCGACGAGGACGGCGTCCGTTCGCAGCGCTTCGCGGAAGCGACGCCCGCGGGCTGCGTTTTCGAATACGTCTACCTCGCCCGCCCGGACGCCTCCATCGCCGGCCGCTCCGTGTACGAATCCCGCGTCGAAATGGGCCGCCAGCTGGCCCGCGAGAACACCCAGGAAGCAGACATCGTGATCCCGGTGCCGGAATCCGGCACCCCCGCGGCCGTGGGCTACGCCGAGGAATCCGGCATCCCCTTCGCGCACGGTTTCGTCAAGAACTCCTACGTGGGACGTACGTTCATCCAGCCCTCCCAGACGCTGCGGCAGCTGGGCATCCGGCTAAAGCTCAACGCGCTGGAATCGGTAATCCGCGGCAAGCGTGTTGTCGTTGTGGACGACTCGATCGTCCGCGGCAACACCCAGCGCGCCATCGTGCGGATGCTGCGGGAAGCGGGCGCGGCGAGTGTGCACATCAAGATTTCCTCTCCGCCGGTCAAGTGGCCCTGCTTCTACGGCATCGACTTTGCTTCCCGTGCGGAGCTGATCGCCAACGGCGCCACCATTGATGAAATCACCCAGGCCATCGGCGCCGATTCGCTCGCCTATATCTCCGAAGACGGGATGATCGAGGCCACCCGGCAGCCGCGCGCACGGCTCTGCACCGCCTGCTTCACCGGCAAGTACCCGATCGAACTGCCGGCCGCGGACAAGCTGGGCAAGAACCTGCTGGAGCGCACGGACCTCGGCGGCCTTCCCGGAACTCCTGCCCCTCTGGGCGCCCCCGTAGCCGTCGATGCCGCTCGCGACACCGCCATCTCGCCCCAGGTCGATCCGGCCGAGAAGGCCGGCGCCACGGGCTGCGACCCAGGACCGGACTCCGAGTTCGAAGAGCTGCTCACCGAAGCTGACCTTGTGCCCGAGATTCACCACGAAGCCACCAACCCCGGCGCCGAAAAGAAAGAGCCCGTATGA
- the purM gene encoding phosphoribosylformylglycinamidine cyclo-ligase yields MTSASPAADMNAAQNSAGITYASAGVDVEAGDRAVELMKGAVKATHNASVIGGVGGFAGLYDVSKLLTYKRPLLATSTDGVGTKVAIAQAMDIHDTIGFDLVGMVVDDIVVVGAEPLYMTDYIACGKVVPERIADIVRGIAAACSVAGTALVGGETAEHPGLLGEHEYDVAGAATGVIEADQLLGPDRVRAGDVVIGMASSGLHSNGYSLVRRVINHAGWALDRQVSELGRTLGEELLEPTRVYAADCLDLARTFPVNSAHGVHGFSHVTGGGLAANLARVLPQGLVATVDRATWELPAIFKLVAELGNVPLADLERTLNLGVGMVAIVSADVADAAVNRLNDRGLPAWIMGTVEENSDAILKTGPDYVQGAKGVDGGAVRLVNAYA; encoded by the coding sequence ATGACTTCCGCCTCACCGGCCGCTGACATGAACGCTGCCCAGAACTCCGCCGGGATCACGTATGCCTCCGCGGGCGTCGACGTCGAAGCCGGCGACCGCGCCGTCGAACTCATGAAGGGCGCGGTCAAGGCGACGCACAACGCCTCGGTGATCGGCGGCGTCGGCGGCTTCGCGGGCCTCTACGATGTCTCGAAGCTGCTCACCTACAAGCGCCCGCTGCTGGCCACCAGCACCGACGGCGTCGGCACCAAGGTGGCCATCGCGCAGGCCATGGACATCCACGACACCATCGGGTTCGACCTCGTCGGCATGGTGGTGGACGACATCGTCGTGGTTGGCGCCGAACCGCTCTACATGACCGACTACATCGCCTGCGGCAAGGTGGTGCCCGAGCGCATTGCGGACATTGTCCGCGGCATCGCGGCCGCCTGCTCGGTCGCCGGAACCGCCCTCGTGGGCGGCGAAACGGCCGAACACCCGGGCCTGCTGGGCGAGCACGAGTACGACGTCGCGGGCGCCGCCACCGGCGTGATCGAGGCGGACCAACTGCTGGGCCCGGACCGCGTCCGCGCCGGCGACGTGGTGATCGGCATGGCATCCTCCGGCCTGCACTCCAACGGCTACTCCCTGGTCCGCCGCGTGATTAACCACGCCGGCTGGGCCCTCGACCGCCAGGTCTCCGAACTCGGCCGTACCCTCGGCGAGGAACTCCTGGAACCGACCCGCGTCTACGCCGCCGACTGCCTGGACCTGGCCCGCACCTTCCCGGTGAACTCGGCCCACGGCGTCCACGGCTTCAGCCACGTCACCGGCGGCGGGCTTGCCGCCAACCTGGCGCGCGTCCTGCCCCAGGGCCTGGTCGCCACGGTCGACCGCGCCACCTGGGAACTGCCGGCCATCTTCAAGCTCGTCGCCGAGCTCGGCAACGTACCCCTGGCCGACCTCGAGCGCACGCTGAACCTGGGCGTGGGCATGGTGGCGATCGTCTCCGCCGACGTCGCCGACGCCGCGGTGAACCGCCTGAACGACCGCGGCCTGCCCGCCTGGATCATGGGAACGGTGGAGGAAAACTCCGACGCGATCCTCAAGACCGGCCCGGACTACGTACAGGGCGCCAAGGGCGTCGACGGCGGCGCCGTCCGCCTGGTCAACGCCTACGCCTAA
- a CDS encoding class I SAM-dependent methyltransferase → MSASADAIRDQQRIIWDEFSAGWRKWDAELLGWQGPFGDALIQEAELRPDAAVLDVAAGSGEPGLTAARRVPGGTVVMTDISEGMLRVAHEKASAAGLDNVRFVVCDAAALPFEDRTFDAEFCRFGFMLFPEISAAVREMVRTAKPGARISAAVWSRAAENPWASLILGTLARHTELPLPPANTPGLFRCAAPGSMAQRFKDAGLTEVTERKVSAELVHGTPEEYWEFMTEIATTVSMRLARADRTSRELIRADVFELLGRYEHDGAIRLRSTATVVAGTRV, encoded by the coding sequence ATGTCAGCCTCCGCCGACGCGATCCGTGACCAGCAGCGCATCATCTGGGACGAGTTCTCCGCCGGATGGAGGAAATGGGACGCCGAACTTCTCGGCTGGCAGGGGCCGTTCGGCGACGCCTTGATTCAGGAAGCGGAGCTGCGGCCGGATGCTGCTGTGCTGGATGTCGCGGCCGGTTCGGGTGAGCCGGGACTGACCGCGGCCCGTCGGGTACCGGGCGGCACCGTGGTGATGACGGACATCTCCGAAGGAATGCTGCGGGTTGCCCACGAGAAGGCATCGGCCGCCGGCCTGGACAATGTGCGCTTCGTCGTTTGCGACGCGGCCGCCCTGCCGTTCGAGGACCGCACCTTCGACGCTGAGTTCTGCCGGTTCGGCTTCATGTTGTTTCCGGAGATCTCGGCGGCGGTGCGCGAGATGGTGCGCACGGCCAAGCCCGGGGCCCGGATCAGCGCCGCCGTCTGGAGCAGGGCGGCCGAGAATCCCTGGGCCAGCCTCATTCTGGGAACACTCGCCCGGCACACCGAGCTGCCGCTGCCGCCGGCCAACACGCCAGGGTTGTTTCGCTGCGCCGCTCCCGGCTCCATGGCCCAGCGGTTCAAGGACGCGGGCCTCACCGAAGTCACGGAGCGGAAGGTCAGCGCCGAGCTGGTGCACGGGACGCCCGAGGAGTACTGGGAATTCATGACGGAAATCGCCACCACGGTTTCCATGCGGCTGGCCCGGGCTGACAGGACATCGCGGGAGCTGATCCGCGCCGACGTGTTCGAGCTGCTGGGGCGCTATGAGCACGACGGCGCCATCCGGCTGCGGTCCACGGCGACAGTCGTGGCGGGGACACGCGTATAG
- a CDS encoding VOC family protein: MTKRTGFSEGEVCWTDLQTGDVEAAKAFYAEVFGWRYEDLPTPDGRSYAQAFLGDDLVSVIAPQNPQQQAAGAPGQWNVYFATDDARDLADSLTHSNGTLEFGPEAVGDTGVMVFFAPPGGGTTGSWEAGTHFGTARTEEPGALTWAELLTPEPQAAVGFFQQLFRHEVTEYPQDDGGSYTTLMVDGAEVAGIATVPSDAEGTLTPGWQVYFGVASVAGAVAAAVAAGGVVLIEPDEAEGGEAEEAGTIATLQDPQGGVFSVLEV, encoded by the coding sequence ATGACCAAGCGCACGGGCTTTTCTGAGGGCGAGGTCTGCTGGACGGACCTGCAGACCGGCGACGTAGAGGCAGCCAAGGCCTTCTATGCCGAAGTCTTCGGCTGGCGGTACGAGGACCTGCCGACGCCGGACGGCCGCAGCTACGCCCAGGCTTTCCTCGGTGACGACCTGGTGAGCGTCATCGCGCCGCAGAACCCGCAGCAGCAAGCCGCCGGAGCCCCCGGCCAATGGAACGTGTACTTCGCAACCGACGACGCGCGTGACCTTGCCGACAGCCTCACCCACTCGAACGGCACACTGGAGTTCGGTCCCGAGGCCGTGGGCGACACGGGCGTGATGGTCTTCTTCGCCCCGCCCGGCGGTGGCACCACCGGTTCCTGGGAGGCGGGGACCCACTTCGGGACCGCCCGGACCGAGGAGCCCGGGGCCCTGACCTGGGCGGAGCTGCTCACCCCGGAACCGCAGGCCGCCGTCGGATTCTTCCAGCAGCTGTTCCGCCATGAGGTCACCGAATACCCGCAGGACGACGGCGGGAGCTACACCACGCTGATGGTGGACGGCGCCGAGGTGGCCGGCATCGCCACGGTGCCCTCCGACGCCGAAGGAACCCTTACGCCCGGCTGGCAGGTGTACTTCGGCGTCGCCAGCGTCGCGGGCGCGGTGGCGGCGGCGGTGGCCGCGGGCGGCGTCGTGCTGATCGAACCCGACGAGGCCGAGGGAGGCGAGGCCGAGGAAGCCGGCACCATCGCCACGCTCCAAGACCCGCAGGGCGGCGTGTTCAGCGTGCTCGAGGTCTAA
- a CDS encoding STAS domain-containing protein — protein sequence MELSYEIKDSYAEISAAGRLNMVSAPKLREFVAEVVAAGSNRIVVNLSDTAFMDSSGLGALIGCLKAARQAGGDLRIAGVQPQVKMVLELTSMDRVLTSYASAAEAFTNG from the coding sequence GTGGAGCTTAGTTACGAGATCAAGGATTCATACGCCGAAATTTCGGCAGCAGGGCGCCTCAACATGGTCTCCGCACCAAAACTACGAGAATTTGTGGCCGAGGTGGTAGCCGCCGGGTCCAACAGGATCGTGGTGAACCTCAGTGATACGGCTTTCATGGACTCCTCAGGGCTCGGCGCCCTGATCGGGTGCCTCAAGGCTGCCCGGCAGGCCGGCGGCGACCTGCGGATTGCGGGTGTGCAGCCCCAGGTGAAGATGGTCCTTGAATTGACCAGCATGGACCGGGTGCTCACGTCTTACGCTTCTGCCGCAGAGGCCTTTACTAATGGGTGA